Proteins encoded together in one Telopea speciosissima isolate NSW1024214 ecotype Mountain lineage chromosome 6, Tspe_v1, whole genome shotgun sequence window:
- the LOC122663609 gene encoding homeobox-leucine zipper protein ATHB-12, whose translation MTERKRKKKDRNKRRFSDEQIKSLETIFELESKLEPLKKLQLAKELGLHPRQVAIWFQNRRARWKSKQLEHDYTTLRANYDALASRFESLKKENQSLLSQLQKLNDHLGKPQAGSSSWSRFDLAGNSTDGDSDNGDARCEEAETKYSLQLKEEGRGMLCLNGENSRITECFGREEPDLNIVEPPDDALTPPENWCSFDSGNPFGQSSTDSQWWDFWT comes from the exons ATGActgaaaggaagaggaagaagaaggacagGAACAAGAGGCGTTTCAGTGATGAACAGATCAAGTCGTTGGAAACCATTTTTGAATTGGAGTCAAAGCTTGAGCCCCTGAAGAAGCTGCAGCTGGCGAAAGAACTTGGATTACATCCCCGCCAGGTTGCCATATGGTTCCAGAATAGAAGAGCTCGGTGGAAGTCAAAGCAGCTTGAGCATGACTACACCACACTGCGAGCCAATTATGACGCTTTAGCGTCACGATTCGAGtctttgaagaaagaaaaccagTCCTTACTATCCCAG TTGCAGAAACTAAACGATCATCTTGGGAAGCCACAGGCGGGGAGCAGCAGCTGGAGCAGATTTGATTTGGCTGGAAACAGCACAGACGGCGACTCTGATAATGGAGACGCCAGATGTGAAGAAGCTGAAACAAAGTACAGTCTCCAACTGAAAGAAGAAGGTCGTGGGATGCTCTGCTTGAATGGCGAAAATAGCAGAATTACAGAGTGCTTCGGCCGGGAAGAACCTGACCTCAACATAGTCGAACCCCCAGACGATGCATTGACACCACCTGAAAATTGGTGTAGTTTTGATTCTGGAAATCCTTTCGGTCAGTCATCTACTGATTCACAATGGTGGGACTTCTGGACTTAA